Part of the Pyricularia oryzae 70-15 chromosome 3, whole genome shotgun sequence genome, TTGGGGGGATGGGGAGTTGATGCTGTTGCTAACGATATTCTTCCACTTGCACCATAGGCGAGGCGAACCTCGATCTGCAGTACGTCATGGCAATGAGCCACCCTATTCCAATTTTGGAGTACAGCACTGGAGGCAGAGGGTTAGTAGGCCATCTATTGAAAACCTAACTCCCGAGATTATCGTAGGACACTCAACTAACCCGCAACCAAACTGCAGACCCCTCGTCCCAACTCTGGACCAGCCCAAcgccaacaacagcagcaatgAGCCTTACCTGGAGTTCCTGACGTACCTCCTGGCCCAACCCGACTCAGCCATCCCTCAGACCCTGTCGGTGTCGTATGGCGAGGAGGAACAGTCGGTGCCGCGCGACTACGCCATCAAGGTTTGCAACATGTTCATGCAGCTCGGCGCCCGCGGCGTGTCGGTTATGTTTTCGTCGGGCGACTCGGGCCCGGGTAATGACTGTGTTCGAGCCTCGGACAACGCAACCTTTTTTGGCTCAACATTCCCCGCAGGCTGCCCCTACGTCACGTCGGTGGGCTCCACCGTCGGCTTCGAGCCGGAGCGCGCCGTCTCCTTTTCCTCGGGCGGCTTCAGCATTTACCACGCTCGCCCCGACTACCAAAACGAAGTGGTCCCCAAGTACATTGAATCGATCAAGGCTTCGGGCTACGAAAAGTTCTTTGACGGCAACGGCCGCGGAATTCCCGACGTGGCTGCCCAGGGCGCCCGCTTCGTCGTCATCGACAAGGGCCGCGTTTCTCTAATCTCGGGGACCAGCGCCAGCTCACCTGCGTTTGCTGGCATGGTGGCGCTCGTCAACGCCGCCCGCAAGTCAAAGGACATGCCGGCCTTGGGCTTCCTCAACCCCATGCTGTACCAGAACGCCGCGGCCATGACGGACATTGTCAACGGCGCTGGCATCGGCTGCAGGAAGCAACGTACAGAATTCCCGAATGGCGCCAGGTTCAACGCCACGGCCGGCTGGGATCCCGTCACAGGGCTGGGGACGCCGTTGTTTGACAAGCTGCTGGCTGTTGGCGCACCTGGAGTTCCCAACGCGTGATTGCTAGAGGTTTCTTGCTGGTTCAGGGCGGTAAAATATCAAAATTTGTATTTCTTGTTGTATTATTATTTGTCAGCTAGGTTACTCATCATGGGCTGCTCGCGCTTATGCCATTATCCTCTTACGTCCGGAAGTCCGCTTAGACATCATGCGTGACCTTTTGTAGCACTGCCACCAAGGCTCCCTTTTTGGTTCTAGTCTAGCCTAGTAGCAGGATTATTGGCCACTATTGCGACATGTGTTTGCTTTGTTATCCAAGGTCGGGGACGCGACATTATTCAGCACACAGAAAGCGTGCCACGCGTGTTGCCCATGTACGAGACAAGATGATGGGCACACCAAGTTCAGATAGGTGCCGGTGAAAGCCCTACCCGACAGGCATGGTCATCCGTCAGCACACTGCAGCGACTGCACAGCTATCTCACCAATTGATACCACGAGACCCTTATTTTTTCCATAATCATAAAGTATATGCAACATGCATCCCATGCCTTGAGCATGAAATAGTCTGATTGGAGTATCGACCAACCCTAGTCATCACGCCCTACCAACACACAACACTAGACCTAAACCTTAACCTTGCTGTTCACGAAAGACGAGGGCGAGTCCATGTCGGCGCCTGGAAACATGCGTCACAAGCTATTCATGTAGTCCTGCAAGCACTTCTTAGAACAAAGGTTCTTGGTTACGAGGGGAGTTGACGCGATTTGGCTACTTCGTCCCAGCCCATCCTACTTGAAGACAGATACCAGATTCGTGGCTAGATGGCCGTCGCTTGGCGGCAATTGTCACAGGGATAGATTCCTAGGGGCGTTTTTCGTCAGCAGTCGAGCGCGAGCGACGCGTGTCAGGAACGCGGCGCAAGCCACGAGGGCCCAGATCCCCGGGGGCCCGTCAAACTCACACTTGGGAACTTTTGGGACCTGCCGGCCTGGGGATTCTCTCGAAGTTGAGTCGGAAAAGGCGGTCCAGGTCAGGCTCAAGCATGAGACTGCGGGACGAagcatcatcgtcgtcgaccACCGGTTGTCAAGGATCCAGGACGCAGACAGTATATCGAATTGGTAGGGCTTTTAGCCGCTCTAGCCACGCAGACGGAACAGATCCAGTTTGTGTTTCCTTGTATTTCATTTTATCTGCTAGACGCTCGTTTAAGCGCATAGTGTCGTTGAAAGCTACTGGTATCTGCAGGCGAAAGAGAAGCTTTCTGGCCGCAGAGATCTTCAGTCCTGTGACCTTTTTGTCATCAAATTTTGATTTACCTGGACTGGGACGCAGATTTCCCGAGCATCCGTAGTATACATGAGCCACGTTAGACATGAAGGGAGCTATGACAAGGTGCGAAGGAAGCTTACGATGGCCATACCTCCATGTTACTAATTTGCAAGGCTTTGTAGTTGGTAACTATGTAGCTGCAGTGCTCAAGCTAAGCATTCCAACAGTGGTCAAGGTAAGGAAGCTGGGACTCAAAGGTATTTATGCAGCTGAAAAGCTTTCAGGTTGAGATGCATCATTGGAGGCTATATTAAGTGTCGAGACTCGAGAAGAGCAAGTGCGCGATGAGAAAACATTTCTGTTTCTCTTTCCGGAATGTCATATATGGTTTCCTTTTATCCAAAACTAGCCTGAAAGAGAGAGTACCATATACTCGCCCAATAACAAAAGACGAGGCAGATCTGTGGCTGTTCAAAGGCTTCTATAAGTACCTTTGACAAAGACGATCGTTGAATTCGAAGATTCCAATCCTTAACTAGTTCGATCGACACATTGGATACGCTTCAGCGCTCTTCGTCTTCCGGCTGTCCGCCGTCGGGTAGCGTCTATCGTAGTCCTCTCGGCAAGAGAGACTGGCTGCCACCGGGTCTTGAACAAATGTTACATGACCAGGGCGGTAATAGTCAAGCACCATGCTCCCAACTATTTAAATGCACCATAGGATTGACAAGGACTACTACCAATGATAGGAACGCTCAAACGTGTAGTTCTTTCATCTCGAAAAAGTATATTTTATCCGAGAATGGTTAGCCCTTGCCTGTGTTTGCATACGAGTATTGTGGGTTTGGAGAGAATCTGCCTGCCCAAATGGGGCCAAAGCGGCTATACCACGGGCCAGGCAAGAGAAAAGCTCTCCCCTGCTACTGTACGTCTAAGGGTGGGCTTTTACGTAGTGAACTGTCCGCGGGAAGCTTTAAATATTTGGATTTAATTGTTCGCCAAAACTATTACCAAAGCCGGCAATATTTATAAGGCACACGCTATCAAGCAACTGGGCGATGGGAAAGATTTTGCCCCTACTACTAAATAATAACAGCAAGATGAAGAAGCATTCCGACAAAGGTTTTGCACAAATACTAAAACTATGATAGTTAATTAAAAATGATAAAAGAGAAAAGTTGAAATAGTGAAAAGGAGACCATAGCTGAAACAATGtcggaaaacaaaaagaaaaacaaaattgCAAATATATTCAAAAATGTTGATATAGATTTTCTAATGTTATGGAAAGCCGTTTAATTGACTTCAACCATAAGTACGGCGGTTTAATATGTCAAGAGCGATGCATTAAGCCGTATATTCTCGCCTAATATTACTTCAAGACATAAATTAGAATAAAGAAATGCGACAACTCTTTTGGATGGACTAACGAATATAATACGAGAATACGAACTGAACTACGGTTTAGTTATGCATTCCTGGGCTTCGGAAATATGCCCTGAGTTATGAACAGTCGCCATCACATATTATATTGCAGAGTGAAGGGCAAATATAGGCTTATATAGCTACGGCTGTCAATCCCGATTTGGCATAAACTTTGTCCATAGTGGAGAAATGTTCGCGCAGGAAAAAGTACCCGGATAGTGGCTTGTGAAACCTCCATAACCATATCATCTTTGGGCAACATATCATGTTGCAGCCAGCCTTACTTCACCGGCCGAGTTGATAATAGTACGACGGCCTCCACCAGACATGGGACTTAATATGACAAGGTGATGCGGGGGTATAGTTCCAGAGACCTTGCTTCCGCCGCAATCCTGTTCCACATGAATAACAAACTTGTGTCGCCCTGCAGAAATCTCCACATCGTCGTTGTAATCCGCATATTGGGTATCCCAGAACGATCGCCTAGCTTCACTAGTTGCTGTAAGGGAGACTTGGCAATCCTTCAGGCCGTTTTTGCCACCTGCGAGGACTGTATTCGGCATAAAAACAGCCATGGTAGCGGCGGTTGAAAAGAGTGTAGAGATTTGCATGGTGAGATTGCCGTCTTCGGGGCTAACAAAGCGGGATAAAAAGTTTGGGAAGGGTTGGAGATGAAAAGAATTGGATGTGCAGAGGTGGGCAGAAGAGCTGAGCGTCAAGGGTAACAAGGTAAAAAAGAAATGGTTAACCTTTACAAAATAGCATGATTtatatatttataaaattaaTGCCAGACCCGTATTACTCGGCAGCTGCCGTTAATTCATTCTGTGCTATTTTTAGCGCGGGTCCCGGTTCCACGAATCGCATGGGCCTCGGGCCCCGATATATAAGGGTCAGGCCTGTACCAAAGATTCGAAAACAAAAGCAAACACTTTCGGAGATTATTAGAAATATGGGTTTATTTGTTTACTTGGTAAAGCCTTTGCATATAATCCGCTAGCAGCTTATCGAGCACCTGTATCAAATCGGCGCACAAGTTCTTATTGTTATGCATCTACATGCATTAACCCGGGACAGTTACTTACTGTGCATTAAAACCAATAGTTTACCGATTGACATAAAATATGGGGCTCAAGCGAAATTCGCGCCTTTcaatttttttgtttatggAGGTATGTCTTTCATGGTTTTCCCTGTCCGATGGACTAAATAGCAAATATCCTCTGAAGGATGAAGGATCTTGTCATTCATAACCACATGAGGCAATGGAGCGTGGTAAAATTTGTGCTCAAGGGCGCCAGACCGTCGAGAATTGGAGGTCGTGTTttcgccgctgctgcctgtCTCTCCATAAACATCTCGGTCGGTACTGTGCCTAAGATGATACCTCGACTTTGCTTGGTGTACAAATATCCTCAAGGGGACCACTAATGCGTGCGCCTTTTGAAGTCAATATAGCAGGCATGCTCCTTGACGAAACAGTCAGCAAGAGGACCGTCCGTAGCCGCAAAGGCAGGGATGTTTTGTTCCGACTCACTGAAATCTGCGTGAACCTCTCGTCATAGAATAGCTCGAACCGGCTGGAGATTGCAGGACTTGATCCTTTCTGTCTTTCTTGCTCGCAGGTACTGTAGTGCTTGTACAAACTTGCTAAAAGAGTCGTCATCTCGGCCATGGCAAAGCTGCGTACAGTGCAGCCCCATTGTTAGTGATAAGATATGCGTGTGATATAAACAAGCGGTGGGGATCTATAAACAAGGGGTGGGGATCGATTTGTACTGTACGCCTATACACATCCGGCCGCCACTGGAAAAGGCCCAAAAGTACTTTTTCATCTCGACGAGATCCCCCAGCTCGCCGAGCCACCTCTCTGGTCGAAACTCGAGCGTCTGTGGGAACACGTCCTCGTTACGATGCAGCGTGTACGGCGACATG contains:
- a CDS encoding tripeptidyl-peptidase 1; its protein translation is MLDRILLPLGLLASLATARVFDSLPHPPRGWSYSHAAESTEPLTLRIALRQQNAAALEQVVLQVSNPRHANYGQHLTRDELRSYTAPTPRAVRSVTSWLVDNGVDDYTVEHDWVTLRTTVGAADRLLGADFAWYAGPGETLQLRTLSYGVDDSVAPHVDLVQPTTRFGGPVGQASHIFKQDDFDEQQLKTLSVGFQVMADLPANGPGSIKAACNESGVTPLCLRTLYRVNYKPATTGNLVAFASFLEQYARYSDQQAFTQRVLGPGVPLQNFSVETVNGGANDQQSKLDSGEANLDLQYVMAMSHPIPILEYSTGGRGPLVPTLDQPNANNSSNEPYLEFLTYLLAQPDSAIPQTLSVSYGEEEQSVPRDYAIKVCNMFMQLGARGVSVMFSSGDSGPGNDCVRASDNATFFGSTFPAGCPYVTSVGSTVGFEPERAVSFSSGGFSIYHARPDYQNEVVPKYIESIKASGYEKFFDGNGRGIPDVAAQGARFVVIDKGRVSLISGTSASSPAFAGMVALVNAARKSKDMPALGFLNPMLYQNAAAMTDIVNGAGIGCRKQRTEFPNGARFNATAGWDPVTGLGTPLFDKLLAVGAPGVPNA